In Panicum virgatum strain AP13 chromosome 4N, P.virgatum_v5, whole genome shotgun sequence, a single window of DNA contains:
- the LOC120671091 gene encoding exocyst complex component EXO70H1-like produces the protein MPVEVNTEKEKHFDGLVQEFFGAPSANYSVNGGAIEVLERWFSELGIRWVLRLADGADAGELEHTFPSQERPYAARSWIRALTEIIGTSHSASSLFPDHSSQFARFTQEAVLKMLPFVDVIVATSDEAFLSKLVDAPYKKLETLLNVRDALSKALSKIQSPSESEASEEVRRIQGEMVTLLSAKEGKVDEAIWNTMEDIRRGILEPMERGGNSSGTHTPRVSPIIYNVTRSVISYVLFLRTSYSSVAPILYEAASRGKIVTEIGNTNPLSSLAVEMISCIEEKVNKKSQSFLDQSIRFLFLTNNSYLIWQLLHQSISDTVPESHMQALTNKTDDYVRDYVQVSWAPLLSCLNSTTPFRLGRDSPLAKFEREFQETYNTQKLWPVRNPELRRELREAIAEKVIPGFTKYLADNNITARERKVFFSFLKDRKRNVTPKKMEEMLQELFEG, from the coding sequence ATGCCTGTGGAAGTAAACACAGAGAAGGAGAAGCACTTTGATGGCCTGgtccaggaattctttggtgcGCCGTCAGCTAATTACAGCGTCAATGGTGGCGCCATTGAAGTCCTGGAGAGGTGGTTCAGTGAACTTGGCATCCGATGGGTTCTCCGCCTCGCTGACGGTGCAGATGCAGGGGAGCTCGAGCATACTTTTCCTTCTCAAGAACGTCCTTATGCTGCGCGGTCATGGATCCGGGCTCTCACAGAAATAATAGGGACCAGCCATTCTGCGAGTTCCCTCTTTCCTGATCACTCTTCCCAGTTTGCAAGATTTACCCAGGAAGCGGTTTTGAAAATGCTCCCTTTTGTCGACGTTATAGTTGCTACCAGTGATGAAGCCTTTCTTAGCAAATTGGTGGATGCACCTTACAAGAAGCTCGAGACCCTGCTGAATGTGCGTGACGCTCTGTCCAAAGCCTTGTCAAAGATCCAGTCGCCATCCGAGTCGGAGGCCTCTGAAGAAGTTCGAAGGATACAGGGTGAGATGGTGACCCTCTTGTCAGCCAAGGAGGGCAAGGTAGATGAGGCCATCTGGAACACAATGGAGGATATTAGGAGAGGTATCCTAGAGCCGATGGAGCGCGGTGGCAACTCATCGGGTACTCACACTCCACGAGTATCCCCGATCATTTACAACGTCACTCGGTCCGTAATAAGCTATGTCTTGTTTCTGCGGACCAGTTACTCGTCAGTGGCTCCAATCCTTTACGAAGCGGCTAGCCGTGGTAAGATTGTGACTGAGATTGGCAACACAAACCCTTTGTCTAGTCTTGCAGTGGAGATGATCTCCTGTATAGAAGAAAAGGTCAACAAGAAGTCGCAATCGTTCCTGGACCAGAGCATCAGGTTCCTATTCCTGACCAACAATTCTTACTTGATATGGCAGCTGCTGCATCAATCAATTTCTGATACGGTTCCTGAATCACATATGCAAGCACTCACCAACAAGACCGATGACTACGTACGGGATTATGTACAGGTATCTTGGGCACCGTTATTGTCCTGCTTGAACTCTACCACACCTTTTCGTCTCGGAAGAGACTCCCCGCTTGCTAAGTTCGAGAGAGAATTTCAAGAAACATACAATACCCAAAAGCTATGGCCGGTTCGAAACCCAGAGCTGAGGAGAGAGCTGCGGGAGGCAATCGCCGAAAAAGTCATTCCAGGCTTTACAAAATACCTGGCCGATAACAACATCACCGCCCGGGAACGGAAAGTCTTCTTTTCATTTTTGAAGGACCGGAAACGGAATGTCACTCCAAAGAAGATGGAGGAAATGCTACAAGAGCTATTCGAAGGGTGA